From Verrucomicrobiota bacterium, a single genomic window includes:
- a CDS encoding adenylate/guanylate cyclase domain-containing protein, whose translation MKSKIKSYQLYQLICFLILFLLFFTGILKNLFQSMELRLFDLKSHALYRIEQIIHPSSPPPITFVAIDQYSVDPSQNPDTDRWNAGGWLTRRYYGEALKQFALAWHPKVIGYDIIFQNYRSSDESKLLGQYFEKTYSPPANKPESFAALLATPGFPIDPLIRTVEVEGLNKFANLLWDVTDSSPGMKIIWAFNFDYKKFSGGKNLRLDDHKEPAKNSISSHLNLLNEHSLKAPPGFKLPARALIPDGVNLPPSSLSTAPVHLAPINVFPDVDGVIRRVPLFIPYEDNGNIRYCPSLSMQLLLDFLGGAEKIERMDIDWNHQILIHVKDGRRYQIPIDEKGCLQLNPTRKLRDFNIVSYFDTIRFGPVETSGSAPAGLSPRAWETQKQIAAGLKSRLQDKALIIGTSFTGAGDVVSTSLDKNTPGAYIHMLAFANILDKECLPPPMTPGQTAILLAIITVLFCTMTFFLRQTVWLAGSVVVFFGYVFLSFLAQLTQSAILPIFIPCLMMGVQIASAAAINYFTESRERRRVRSLFSTMVSPSLLEYLEEHHAEALAGKQCEVTVMFSDVAGFTTISEKLNVDQLRGLFLDYLSPMTGTILASGGMVDKYIGDAIMAVWGVPLHLDNHAVAACRGALAQQKQIAALREQIARDYGVEIEVRMGINSGTVSAGNMGSHQRQQYTVMGDCVNQAARLEPINKDYGTWIVIGENTYNLVKDHFFTRCLDKIVVKGKTTAVTIHELVAENTTGSAPEWLGVYESAMQAFWRRDWDQAITLWADVSKCRRNEDEASIYLTRRALLYQETPPPENWQGEFWKKSKE comes from the coding sequence ATGAAGTCAAAAATCAAATCGTATCAGCTCTATCAATTGATTTGTTTCCTGATCCTTTTTTTACTTTTTTTTACGGGAATACTCAAAAACCTTTTTCAATCAATGGAATTAAGGTTATTTGACCTGAAATCTCATGCCCTCTATCGCATCGAACAGATCATTCATCCGTCTTCCCCGCCCCCTATCACTTTTGTCGCCATCGACCAATACTCGGTCGATCCATCACAGAATCCTGACACGGATCGATGGAATGCCGGTGGATGGCTCACCCGGCGTTATTATGGCGAGGCCCTAAAACAATTTGCACTTGCGTGGCACCCAAAGGTCATCGGTTACGATATTATTTTTCAAAATTACCGTTCCTCCGACGAAAGCAAATTGCTCGGGCAATATTTTGAAAAGACCTATTCCCCCCCGGCAAACAAACCTGAATCCTTTGCCGCTCTACTTGCTACGCCGGGATTCCCGATTGATCCGCTGATCCGGACTGTCGAAGTGGAAGGGCTGAACAAGTTTGCCAATCTCCTCTGGGACGTGACCGATTCGTCTCCCGGTATGAAAATAATCTGGGCATTTAATTTTGACTACAAAAAGTTCTCTGGCGGAAAAAACCTCCGTTTGGATGATCACAAAGAACCGGCGAAAAACAGTATCTCCTCCCATTTGAATCTTTTAAATGAACACTCACTTAAAGCACCCCCCGGGTTTAAGTTACCCGCCAGAGCGTTGATCCCTGACGGAGTCAACCTCCCCCCATCCTCGCTGAGCACAGCACCTGTCCATCTTGCGCCGATTAATGTTTTTCCAGATGTCGATGGAGTCATCCGTCGGGTGCCGCTGTTTATTCCCTATGAGGACAATGGTAATATCCGGTATTGTCCGAGTCTATCCATGCAGCTCCTATTGGATTTTCTCGGGGGGGCGGAGAAAATCGAGAGAATGGATATCGACTGGAATCACCAAATCCTGATTCATGTCAAAGACGGGCGGCGTTACCAGATTCCTATCGATGAAAAAGGGTGCCTCCAGCTTAACCCCACGCGTAAACTCCGCGATTTTAATATTGTTTCTTATTTTGACACCATCCGCTTTGGTCCGGTAGAGACATCCGGCTCCGCACCCGCTGGGCTTTCTCCCCGAGCTTGGGAAACACAAAAGCAAATTGCCGCAGGACTTAAATCCCGCCTTCAAGATAAAGCTCTCATTATCGGCACCTCATTTACCGGGGCTGGTGATGTGGTTTCCACTTCCCTGGACAAGAATACCCCCGGTGCCTACATTCACATGCTCGCCTTTGCGAATATCTTGGATAAAGAATGCCTGCCTCCCCCGATGACTCCGGGACAAACAGCGATACTCTTGGCTATCATTACTGTCCTCTTTTGCACGATGACATTTTTCCTGAGACAAACGGTATGGTTGGCCGGGTCGGTCGTTGTCTTTTTTGGATACGTATTTTTGAGTTTCCTCGCCCAATTAACTCAATCAGCTATCCTTCCCATCTTTATCCCCTGTCTGATGATGGGCGTGCAAATTGCTTCCGCCGCCGCCATAAATTATTTCACCGAGTCGAGGGAACGCCGCCGTGTACGTTCCCTTTTCTCCACAATGGTGTCCCCTTCCCTGCTCGAATATTTGGAAGAACACCATGCCGAGGCACTTGCAGGCAAACAATGTGAGGTGACAGTTATGTTCTCTGATGTGGCCGGATTCACCACCATTTCCGAAAAACTCAATGTGGACCAGCTCCGTGGTCTTTTCCTTGATTACCTTTCACCCATGACTGGGACGATCCTCGCCAGCGGTGGCATGGTCGATAAATACATTGGTGACGCCATTATGGCTGTCTGGGGAGTTCCTCTCCACTTGGATAACCATGCCGTGGCTGCTTGCCGTGGCGCACTTGCACAACAAAAGCAAATTGCCGCGCTCAGGGAGCAAATTGCGCGGGATTACGGGGTCGAAATCGAAGTGCGCATGGGGATAAATTCCGGAACAGTCTCCGCCGGGAATATGGGTTCACACCAACGCCAGCAATATACTGTCATGGGTGATTGCGTCAACCAAGCCGCCCGGTTAGAGCCGATCAATAAGGATTATGGAACCTGGATAGTGATCGGTGAAAACACTTATAACCTCGTGAAAGACCACTTTTTCACCCGTTGTCTCGATAAAATAGTGGTTAAAGGAAAAACCACTGCCGTTACGATTCATGAACTCGTCGCAGAGAATACTACCGGGTCAGCACCGGAATGGCTCGGAGTCTATGAATCGGCCATGCAAGCTTTCTGGCGGCGCGACTGGGATCAGGCCATTACACTTTGGGCCGATGTGAGCAAATGCCGACGAAATGAAGACGAAGCTTCCATTTATCTGACCAGACGGGCTTTGCTTTATCAGGAAACCCCACCCCCTGAAAATTGGCAGGGTGAATTCTGGAAAAAATCCAAGGAATAA